One window from the genome of Oryza glaberrima chromosome 3, OglaRS2, whole genome shotgun sequence encodes:
- the LOC127766127 gene encoding cysteine proteinase inhibitor 5-like gives MARSSPLFLLGAALAVVTAAAATEAAGWAPVADVQELVIQQVGRFAVLVYSLAHHTDLAYVGVARGETEAAAGGAGGTNYRLAVAVTKPYGSAAQYECLVWGVPGSRLDTWKLRRFRRIRLP, from the coding sequence ATGGCCAGATCGTCGCCGCTGTTCCTGCTGGGAGCCGCGCTCGCCGTggtcaccgcggcggcggcgacggaggccgcCGGGTGGGCGCCGGTGGCGGACGTGCAGGAGCTGGTGATCCAGCAGGTGGGGCGGTTCGCGGTGCTGGTGTACAGCCTCGCGCACCACACGGACCTGGCCTACGTGGGCGTGGCGCGCGgcgagacggaggcggcggcgggcggcgccggcggcaccaACTACCGGctggccgtcgccgtcaccaagCCCTACGGGAGCGCCGCGCAGTACGAGTGCCTCGTGTGGGGCGTGCCCGGCTCCCGCCTCGACACGTGGAAGCTCCGCAGGTTCAGGAGGATACGGTTGCCGTGA
- the LOC127765201 gene encoding uncharacterized protein LOC127765201 isoform X3, with product MSRRIMNRESFNPPSLPNLAASRCWPESVILANRAYIADCKNPTTATAQSRDGHTVQISFCFAEAPVISYFCAHCYNPRVKVEFFTEPIIVAGEGAVVVLRVHLSSPLLSEFFIYRAGPGLPSLERVQDPTGYNSPIFYLSLLGIASCDNDDGGSCLLVGFRNRLTHYEVYVYTSNTKTWSTRRLDLPPGIRAIRPQKVINLGRGLLGWVDLWHGILIFNAHDEQPQIQYVPLPLPMPLNKESFRPSNRSESCPMLFRDVICSSSGEIKFVELEQRQRKIQPIPQELEDVRQESKDVCDRDVLDDSYLMSCAHMDDLPKEETPSFVGDGWRAVTWSRLISSNCWQKGYVIDSDDMQSTYEVLTSTQRDKGVEMLRFRDLFSVFPTLSLNGAGDLLYLKSTVKFKDLNGWVSSIDIGKKTIKVLKPYCNGRHIPFVQMFRSCVLCHHLTVLPGPENIGRFIETSSNENHPKTIAASIMPESNRLTGNKRSRSATRWSPALRGWPSARVAKPALSWRSCPPSLSPVSSTYGLRNTAGYHMAQTCCFENDPRATANTTPRHPENQFTQHGYEQRENDFILSAPNFVRWHRPPFSAGGTLPPPPPTQQPSAFGTLPLPHPSQQFSACGTMLPPSSSQPFCSSVRSLAMQTFATPGPILPGPPVTPMQWPVFVSPQHQLSACAVWPQAGTLQQELPPHIPFRAHQCP from the exons ATGTCCCGAAGAATCATGAATCGCGAATCCTTCAATCCCCCCTCCCTACCCAAtctcgccgcctcccgctgctGGCCGGAGTCGGTAATTCTGGCTAACCGGGCGTACATCGCCGACTGCAAGAACCCTACAACCGCAACAGCGCAGTCAAGAGATGGTCACACCGTGCAAATCTCTTTCTGCTTCGCCGAGGCGCCTGTGATCTCATATTTCTGTGCGCACTGCTACAATCCCAGGGTTAAGGTTGAGTTCTTCACCGAGCCCATCATAGTGGCCGGGGAAGGTGCTGTTGTCGTCCTCCGCGTTCACTTATCCTCGCCGTTGCTCTCTGAATTCTTCATCTACAGGGCGGGTCCAGGGTTGCCATCACTAGAGCGGGTTCAAGATCCCACAGGTTATAATTCTCCTATCTTTTACCTTTCTTTGCTAGGCATAGCATCTTGTGACAATGATGATGGGGGAAGCTGTTTACTTGTTGGTTTTCGAAACCGTTTGACTCACTATGAAGTTTACGTCTACACTTCCAACACCAAGACTTGGAGCACGAGAAGGTTGGATCTGCCTCCTGGAATTAGGGCTATTCGACCTCAAAAGGTGATCAATCTTGGGAGGGGTCTACTAGGTTGGGTTGATCTTTGGCATggaattttaattttcaatgcACATGATGAACAACCTCAGATTCAGTATGTCCCGTTGCCTTTGCCCATGCCACTTAACAAGGAAAGTTTTCGCCCATCCAATCGCTCGGAAAGCTGCCCTATGTTGTTTCGGGATGTCATTTGTAGCAGCAGCGGTGAGATCAAGTTTGTTGAGTTGGAACAACGACAGAGGAAAATACAACCTATTCCTCAAGAGCTAGAAGATGTCCGTCAAGAATCTAAAGATGTTTGTGACAGGGATGTTTTAGATGATTCATACCTGATGTCATGTGCACACATGGACGATTTGCCCAAAGAGGAGACACCATCCTTTGTTGGTGATGGTTGGAGGGCAGTGACTTGGAGTAGATTAATTTCGTCAAATTGCTGGCAGAAAGGTTACGTGATTGACAGTGATGACATGCAATCAACATATGAGGTGTTGACATCTACACAAAGAGACAAAGGTGTTGAGATGTTAAGATTCAGGGATCTCTTCTCAGTTTTTCCCACCCTGAGCCTGAATGGTGCTGGTGATCTTCTTTACCTCAAGAGCACTGTGAAATTTAAAGATTTAAATGGTTGGGTGTCTTCCATTGACATTGGAAAAAAGACAATAAAAGTTCTCAAACCGTATTGTAATGGAAGACATATCCCATTTGTACAGATGTTCCGGTCTTGTGTATTATGCCACCATCTGACAGTGCTACCTG GTCCTGAAAACATAGGTCGGTTCATCGAAACAAGCAGTAATGAGAATCATCCAAAAACGATAGCAGCT AGCATTATGCCTGAGTCTAACCGTTTGACTGGAAACAAAAGGTCAAGATCAGCCACGAGATGGTCTCCTGCACTTCGTGGCTGGCCTTCTGCGAGAGTTGCCAAACCAGCTCTGAGTTGGAGGTCATGCCCACCATCACTTTCTCCAGTTTCGTCGACTTATG GCCTTAGAAACACAGCTGGTTACCATATGGCACAAACATGTTGCTTTGAAAATGATCCCCGTGCAACTGCGAACACAACCCCGAG GCATCCTGAGAATCAATTCACTCAGCATGGATATGAGCAGCGGGAGAATGATTTCATTTTGTCTGCACCCAACTTTGTTCGCTGGCATAGGCCGCCATTCTCTGCTGGTGGAACTctgcctccacctcccccaACGCAGCAGCCCTCAGCTTTTGGTACTCTGCCTCTGCCACACCCATCACAGCAGTTTTCTGCATGTGGTACCATGCTTCCGCCATCCTCATCGCAGCCATTCTGTTCTTCGGTTCGATCGCTCGCAATGCAGACGTTCGCTACTCCTGGTCCAATTCTGCCTGGACCTCCTGTTACTCCAATGCAGTGGCCTGTTTTTGTTTCTCCACAGCATCAGCTTTCTGCCTGTGCTGTATGGCCGCAGGCAGGTACCCTGCAGCAGGAACTGCCACCCCATATCCCGTTCAGAGCTCATCAG TGCCCGTGA
- the LOC127765201 gene encoding uncharacterized protein LOC127765201 isoform X2 — protein sequence MSRRIMNRESFNPPSLPNLAASRCWPESVILANRAYIADCKNPTTATAQSRDGHTVQISFCFAEAPVISYFCAHCYNPRVKVEFFTEPIIVAGEGAVVVLRVHLSSPLLSEFFIYRAGPGLPSLERVQDPTGYNSPIFYLSLLGIASCDNDDGGSCLLVGFRNRLTHYEVYVYTSNTKTWSTRRLDLPPGIRAIRPQKIQYVPLPLPMPLNKESFRPSNRSESCPMLFRDVICSSSGEIKFVELEQRQRKIQPIPQELEDVRQESKDVCDRDVLDDSYLMSCAHMDDLPKEETPSFVGDGWRAVTWSRLISSNCWQKGYVIDSDDMQSTYEVLTSTQRDKGVEMLRFRDLFSVFPTLSLNGAGDLLYLKSTVKFKDLNGWVSSIDIGKKTIKVLKPYCNGRHIPFVQMFRSCVLCHHLTVLPGPENIGRFIETSSNENHPKTIAASIMPESNRLTGNKRSRSATRWSPALRGWPSARVAKPALSWRSCPPSLSPVSSTYGLRNTAGYHMAQTCCFENDPRATANTTPRHPENQFTQHGYEQRENDFILSAPNFVRWHRPPFSAGGTLPPPPPTQQPSAFGTLPLPHPSQQFSACGTMLPPSSSQPFCSSVRSLAMQTFATPGPILPGPPVTPMQWPVFVSPQHQLSACAVWPQAGTLQQELPPHIPFRAHQVLEQWITKAKLSAAITKPHYLLQKHFTKPPNGCTSLKDREHFEASVF from the exons ATGTCCCGAAGAATCATGAATCGCGAATCCTTCAATCCCCCCTCCCTACCCAAtctcgccgcctcccgctgctGGCCGGAGTCGGTAATTCTGGCTAACCGGGCGTACATCGCCGACTGCAAGAACCCTACAACCGCAACAGCGCAGTCAAGAGATGGTCACACCGTGCAAATCTCTTTCTGCTTCGCCGAGGCGCCTGTGATCTCATATTTCTGTGCGCACTGCTACAATCCCAGGGTTAAGGTTGAGTTCTTCACCGAGCCCATCATAGTGGCCGGGGAAGGTGCTGTTGTCGTCCTCCGCGTTCACTTATCCTCGCCGTTGCTCTCTGAATTCTTCATCTACAGGGCGGGTCCAGGGTTGCCATCACTAGAGCGGGTTCAAGATCCCACAGGTTATAATTCTCCTATCTTTTACCTTTCTTTGCTAGGCATAGCATCTTGTGACAATGATGATGGGGGAAGCTGTTTACTTGTTGGTTTTCGAAACCGTTTGACTCACTATGAAGTTTACGTCTACACTTCCAACACCAAGACTTGGAGCACGAGAAGGTTGGATCTGCCTCCTGGAATTAGGGCTATTCGACCTCAAAAG ATTCAGTATGTCCCGTTGCCTTTGCCCATGCCACTTAACAAGGAAAGTTTTCGCCCATCCAATCGCTCGGAAAGCTGCCCTATGTTGTTTCGGGATGTCATTTGTAGCAGCAGCGGTGAGATCAAGTTTGTTGAGTTGGAACAACGACAGAGGAAAATACAACCTATTCCTCAAGAGCTAGAAGATGTCCGTCAAGAATCTAAAGATGTTTGTGACAGGGATGTTTTAGATGATTCATACCTGATGTCATGTGCACACATGGACGATTTGCCCAAAGAGGAGACACCATCCTTTGTTGGTGATGGTTGGAGGGCAGTGACTTGGAGTAGATTAATTTCGTCAAATTGCTGGCAGAAAGGTTACGTGATTGACAGTGATGACATGCAATCAACATATGAGGTGTTGACATCTACACAAAGAGACAAAGGTGTTGAGATGTTAAGATTCAGGGATCTCTTCTCAGTTTTTCCCACCCTGAGCCTGAATGGTGCTGGTGATCTTCTTTACCTCAAGAGCACTGTGAAATTTAAAGATTTAAATGGTTGGGTGTCTTCCATTGACATTGGAAAAAAGACAATAAAAGTTCTCAAACCGTATTGTAATGGAAGACATATCCCATTTGTACAGATGTTCCGGTCTTGTGTATTATGCCACCATCTGACAGTGCTACCTG GTCCTGAAAACATAGGTCGGTTCATCGAAACAAGCAGTAATGAGAATCATCCAAAAACGATAGCAGCT AGCATTATGCCTGAGTCTAACCGTTTGACTGGAAACAAAAGGTCAAGATCAGCCACGAGATGGTCTCCTGCACTTCGTGGCTGGCCTTCTGCGAGAGTTGCCAAACCAGCTCTGAGTTGGAGGTCATGCCCACCATCACTTTCTCCAGTTTCGTCGACTTATG GCCTTAGAAACACAGCTGGTTACCATATGGCACAAACATGTTGCTTTGAAAATGATCCCCGTGCAACTGCGAACACAACCCCGAG GCATCCTGAGAATCAATTCACTCAGCATGGATATGAGCAGCGGGAGAATGATTTCATTTTGTCTGCACCCAACTTTGTTCGCTGGCATAGGCCGCCATTCTCTGCTGGTGGAACTctgcctccacctcccccaACGCAGCAGCCCTCAGCTTTTGGTACTCTGCCTCTGCCACACCCATCACAGCAGTTTTCTGCATGTGGTACCATGCTTCCGCCATCCTCATCGCAGCCATTCTGTTCTTCGGTTCGATCGCTCGCAATGCAGACGTTCGCTACTCCTGGTCCAATTCTGCCTGGACCTCCTGTTACTCCAATGCAGTGGCCTGTTTTTGTTTCTCCACAGCATCAGCTTTCTGCCTGTGCTGTATGGCCGCAGGCAGGTACCCTGCAGCAGGAACTGCCACCCCATATCCCGTTCAGAGCTCATCAGGTACTAGAACAATGGATCACAAAAGCAAAACTTTCAGCAGCTAtaacaaaaccacactatttGCTGCAAAAGCATTTCACAAAACCACCCAATGGATGTACAAGCTTGAAAGACCGTGAACACTTTGAAGCGTCTGTTTTTTAA
- the LOC127765201 gene encoding uncharacterized protein LOC127765201 isoform X1 yields the protein MSRRIMNRESFNPPSLPNLAASRCWPESVILANRAYIADCKNPTTATAQSRDGHTVQISFCFAEAPVISYFCAHCYNPRVKVEFFTEPIIVAGEGAVVVLRVHLSSPLLSEFFIYRAGPGLPSLERVQDPTGYNSPIFYLSLLGIASCDNDDGGSCLLVGFRNRLTHYEVYVYTSNTKTWSTRRLDLPPGIRAIRPQKVINLGRGLLGWVDLWHGILIFNAHDEQPQIQYVPLPLPMPLNKESFRPSNRSESCPMLFRDVICSSSGEIKFVELEQRQRKIQPIPQELEDVRQESKDVCDRDVLDDSYLMSCAHMDDLPKEETPSFVGDGWRAVTWSRLISSNCWQKGYVIDSDDMQSTYEVLTSTQRDKGVEMLRFRDLFSVFPTLSLNGAGDLLYLKSTVKFKDLNGWVSSIDIGKKTIKVLKPYCNGRHIPFVQMFRSCVLCHHLTVLPGPENIGRFIETSSNENHPKTIAASIMPESNRLTGNKRSRSATRWSPALRGWPSARVAKPALSWRSCPPSLSPVSSTYGLRNTAGYHMAQTCCFENDPRATANTTPRHPENQFTQHGYEQRENDFILSAPNFVRWHRPPFSAGGTLPPPPPTQQPSAFGTLPLPHPSQQFSACGTMLPPSSSQPFCSSVRSLAMQTFATPGPILPGPPVTPMQWPVFVSPQHQLSACAVWPQAGTLQQELPPHIPFRAHQVLEQWITKAKLSAAITKPHYLLQKHFTKPPNGCTSLKDREHFEASVF from the exons ATGTCCCGAAGAATCATGAATCGCGAATCCTTCAATCCCCCCTCCCTACCCAAtctcgccgcctcccgctgctGGCCGGAGTCGGTAATTCTGGCTAACCGGGCGTACATCGCCGACTGCAAGAACCCTACAACCGCAACAGCGCAGTCAAGAGATGGTCACACCGTGCAAATCTCTTTCTGCTTCGCCGAGGCGCCTGTGATCTCATATTTCTGTGCGCACTGCTACAATCCCAGGGTTAAGGTTGAGTTCTTCACCGAGCCCATCATAGTGGCCGGGGAAGGTGCTGTTGTCGTCCTCCGCGTTCACTTATCCTCGCCGTTGCTCTCTGAATTCTTCATCTACAGGGCGGGTCCAGGGTTGCCATCACTAGAGCGGGTTCAAGATCCCACAGGTTATAATTCTCCTATCTTTTACCTTTCTTTGCTAGGCATAGCATCTTGTGACAATGATGATGGGGGAAGCTGTTTACTTGTTGGTTTTCGAAACCGTTTGACTCACTATGAAGTTTACGTCTACACTTCCAACACCAAGACTTGGAGCACGAGAAGGTTGGATCTGCCTCCTGGAATTAGGGCTATTCGACCTCAAAAGGTGATCAATCTTGGGAGGGGTCTACTAGGTTGGGTTGATCTTTGGCATggaattttaattttcaatgcACATGATGAACAACCTCAGATTCAGTATGTCCCGTTGCCTTTGCCCATGCCACTTAACAAGGAAAGTTTTCGCCCATCCAATCGCTCGGAAAGCTGCCCTATGTTGTTTCGGGATGTCATTTGTAGCAGCAGCGGTGAGATCAAGTTTGTTGAGTTGGAACAACGACAGAGGAAAATACAACCTATTCCTCAAGAGCTAGAAGATGTCCGTCAAGAATCTAAAGATGTTTGTGACAGGGATGTTTTAGATGATTCATACCTGATGTCATGTGCACACATGGACGATTTGCCCAAAGAGGAGACACCATCCTTTGTTGGTGATGGTTGGAGGGCAGTGACTTGGAGTAGATTAATTTCGTCAAATTGCTGGCAGAAAGGTTACGTGATTGACAGTGATGACATGCAATCAACATATGAGGTGTTGACATCTACACAAAGAGACAAAGGTGTTGAGATGTTAAGATTCAGGGATCTCTTCTCAGTTTTTCCCACCCTGAGCCTGAATGGTGCTGGTGATCTTCTTTACCTCAAGAGCACTGTGAAATTTAAAGATTTAAATGGTTGGGTGTCTTCCATTGACATTGGAAAAAAGACAATAAAAGTTCTCAAACCGTATTGTAATGGAAGACATATCCCATTTGTACAGATGTTCCGGTCTTGTGTATTATGCCACCATCTGACAGTGCTACCTG GTCCTGAAAACATAGGTCGGTTCATCGAAACAAGCAGTAATGAGAATCATCCAAAAACGATAGCAGCT AGCATTATGCCTGAGTCTAACCGTTTGACTGGAAACAAAAGGTCAAGATCAGCCACGAGATGGTCTCCTGCACTTCGTGGCTGGCCTTCTGCGAGAGTTGCCAAACCAGCTCTGAGTTGGAGGTCATGCCCACCATCACTTTCTCCAGTTTCGTCGACTTATG GCCTTAGAAACACAGCTGGTTACCATATGGCACAAACATGTTGCTTTGAAAATGATCCCCGTGCAACTGCGAACACAACCCCGAG GCATCCTGAGAATCAATTCACTCAGCATGGATATGAGCAGCGGGAGAATGATTTCATTTTGTCTGCACCCAACTTTGTTCGCTGGCATAGGCCGCCATTCTCTGCTGGTGGAACTctgcctccacctcccccaACGCAGCAGCCCTCAGCTTTTGGTACTCTGCCTCTGCCACACCCATCACAGCAGTTTTCTGCATGTGGTACCATGCTTCCGCCATCCTCATCGCAGCCATTCTGTTCTTCGGTTCGATCGCTCGCAATGCAGACGTTCGCTACTCCTGGTCCAATTCTGCCTGGACCTCCTGTTACTCCAATGCAGTGGCCTGTTTTTGTTTCTCCACAGCATCAGCTTTCTGCCTGTGCTGTATGGCCGCAGGCAGGTACCCTGCAGCAGGAACTGCCACCCCATATCCCGTTCAGAGCTCATCAGGTACTAGAACAATGGATCACAAAAGCAAAACTTTCAGCAGCTAtaacaaaaccacactatttGCTGCAAAAGCATTTCACAAAACCACCCAATGGATGTACAAGCTTGAAAGACCGTGAACACTTTGAAGCGTCTGTTTTTTAA